The genome window ATGGAAACGGGAAGGATCAGACCGGCAAACGAATTCATCCAATGCAATTTCACCACTATAATGTACAGCGGAATCATGAGCAGTTGAAACGGAATCATCATCGTCAATAACATGATGGAAAACAGCACGTCTCTTCCCCGAAACTTCAGACGCGCCAAGGCATAGCCGGCCATCGAGGTGAAAATCAACGTAATCAGCGTTACGCTCCCCGCAAATACGAAACTGTTGAGCAACCCTTTCCAAACCGGGATCCGCTCGAGCATGTAGCGGTAACTGTCCAACGTGATGCGTGAAGGAATCAAATCGAGACGGAACGCTTCTTCCGGTGTTTTCAATGACGCCAACACCATCCAATAAAACGGAACAACAAACATCACCGCCCCGGCCACCAATACGACATATAAGCATCCTCTTTTGATCCAATTGCTGATTTTTCGGTCCATATCGCCTCCCCCTTCCGGTTATTCAATACGTCACGTCTTTTTCCAACAAACGCTTTTGAATCATCGACACGCTCAGGATGATGAGAGCCAGCACCAATCCGATCGTGGCCGCGTATCCCATATCGAGACTTTGAAACGCGTTTTTGTAAATATACATCACGACGGACAACGAACTGTTGGCCGGTCCACCACCCGTCATAATGTACGGTTCGGTGAACAATTGGAACCCGTTGATCGTCGACAAGATCACTACCAACAACATGGCCGGGTTCAACATGGGAATCGTGATCCGGAAAAAGCATTGCAATGACGTGGCTCCGTCGATCCGCGCCGCTTCGTACAATTGTTTGGGAATGCTCTGCAATCCGGCCAAAAAGATGACGACGTAGTATCCTAGGTTTTTCCATGCGGCCACCCAGGCTATCGACGGCATCGCCCATGTTTCACTGGTGAGCCAGGGGACCGGGTGTAGACCCGCTTTTTGCAATAACCCGTTGATCAAACCGTCATCAGTGGACAACATCCAAGCCCACAAAAACGAAATGACTACCCCGGAAGTTACGACCGGTAGAAAATAGGCACCCCGGAAGAAACCTCTTCCTTTCAACGGTTGATTCAGCGCAACCGCCAAGATCAACGCCAACCCGATCTGTAGCGGAATATTGATGAGAATGAAACGCAACGTGTTCCACAACGCTTTGAAAAACAGGTCATCATTCAACAATCGCTTATAGTTCTCCAACCCGACGAAGGGTATATCCGGAGACACGAGATTCCAATCGTGAAAGGTCAGCCACACAGAAAAAAGAACGGGATAAGCCATAAATACCAGCAAAAAGACCACATACGGGAGAACCAACCAGTATCCGGCCCTCTTTCCTTTCACGTTTTCACCCCCTTTAACCGGGGCAAAGGAGGAGGATCCCCCTTTGCTCCGGAGTGCAAGGTTATCGGGATCGTTGCAGGATTTCATTCACCTTTTTTTCCGCATCGGACAATGCCTGCCGGGGATCTTTTTTCCCCATGACCGCCGCTTGTTGGTATTCCAACGACAATGCGTCAAACACATCCGTGATTTTGTTCGAATCGTCGATAGCCCGCGTGTACGGGGCTTGTCGGACAAACGCGTCGAGAACGGGCTTTTGGCTCAGGTACTGTTGAACGGAAGGATCTTCGGCCAGATCCTTGCGGAACGGAATTTGCTGCGTCATTTTCAAAAACTTGACGTCATTCTGTTTACTGATCAAAAATTTGGTGAACTCCCAAGCCTCTTTGGGATGCTGGGTCGACCGGAAAATAGCAATATTCTTTGGGTCCCCGTAAGTGATGCGCAATTTCGCCGGCATGTTGTCAGGAACGGGAATGGGCATAACCCCCACTTCCATTTTCGGCGCCTGCTTTTCAATATCGGCCAGCGCCCACGGTCCGGTAATCACCATCGATACTTTTCCTTGAACAAACAGATTTTCTTTGAAGGTGGATTGCGGCGCGATTTTTTGTTGGAAAAGCGTGCGGAAGAATTGCATCACTTGCAAGCCTTTCGGGTTGTTGAAATCCGCCTTTCCGCCTTTTAAGAGTGTTTTCCCTTCCGTCGCGGCCACATACCAGGGGTAAAAGTCGAAGAACCGCTGCCACCAAGTTTGCTCCACGTTGGGAGCGATCGCCCAAATGTCAGGTTTTCCGTCTCCGTTCGTATCGCGCGTCAGCTTACGGGCAGCCGCGAGGAACTTGGAGTAGGTGTCCAAACCGGGGTTGTCAGGATTCAGACCGACTTCCCGAAAATGTTGTTTATTGTACAGGATCATAATCGGGTTGCCTTTCCAAGGAACCTGATACAAATGCCCATCCTTGGATTTGAACGTTTCTACGGTTTCTTTGGGAGTCCGTTTCAAAATCTCCCCCATCGCACCGTCAATGCTGTCGATCGGCAGCAACCCACCGGCTTCCACAAATTGCCCAATAGCACCCGGATTGATGTTGGAGCACACATCCGGTGTCGTTCCTCCCGCGATCGAAGTCAGCAACACTTCTTCTGTAGACCGGCTGGCTGGAAGCGGTTGCATTTTGACTTGAATGTTGGGGTGTTTGGCATTCCACTCTTTCACTACTTCTTTGGCGAATTGCACTTCCACCGGGTTGGCGGCCGGCCAGTATGTCAGTTCCACTTTGCCGTTGTCGTTCCCACCGGAAGTGCACCCGACCTGCAACAGCATCAACATCAATGCCATCACGACGATTCCTACGCGCTTCACAAAAGCTCCCTCCTCATGTGAATTGGAACGTAAAAATCTCTTCCAGCACCAATGCTGCTGCGCCCGTCATCGCCGACTTCCCACCAAGGGCGGACGGCACAATCGTCACTTGGTCCCGGAAAACGGAGATGACACGCCGTTTGGCGATGTCAGCGGCAATCTCCACCATCTTGGGATACGCTCGAGGGATTTTTCCGCCGATGATCACTTTTTGGGGTTGAAAAGCGTTCACGATCCCGCTGATCCCAATGCCCAAAATGCGTGAAGTCTCCTCCACCACACGCAGCGTCAAAGGATCTCCTTGTTGAAGCGCTTCCAAAACGAGTGAAAGTGTCAATGGGGAGTCTTGAGGATAAAAGGACGAATCCGCCTCCCGTCTCAGTTCCTCACCGATCCGGCGGACCATCGCCAGCCCGGATGCCATTGCTTCCAGACAACCATAGTTGCCGCAGTTACAACGTGGTCCGTCCAGATCAATGGTGCCATGGCCGATCTCGCCCGCACCGAATCGATTCCCCCTGTACAGCTGTCCCCCGATGACGATACCTCCCCCGATTCCTTCGCCCACCAAGATGTAGATCAAATGATTGACATCTTGTCCCGCACCGAACCACTTTTCCCCCAACGCCGACACGTTCGCGTCTTTTTCCAGTTTGACGGGTGAACGCAGTTCCTCTTCCAGTCGTCGTCGGAGAGGAAACACGCTCCACCTTGGAAGGTTGGGAGGGTGAATCACTTCACCTGTTTCCTCATTGATGGGCCCTGGTGCGGATACCCCCACACCAAGGATTTTGTCTTCCACGATCCCCGCTTCTTTGATCAGTGATTTAATCAAAACCACCACGGATTGAACATAGTCTTCTGGTTCTCCGCTTACAGGGGCATCCTTACGTGCCTGGGCGACAATTTGTGTCTCAAAGTTAAACAACGCCGCTTTGATATCGTCCACCGACAAATCCACACCGATCACATAGAACGCTTCCGAGTTCAGCTTGTACAACAACGGTTTCCGTCCGCCGCTGGATTTCCCCACACCAAGAACGGAAAGAATGGAAGCTTGCTGTAATTCCTTCACGATGTTGGAAACAGCAGGGAACGTCAGTTGCGTCCGCTCTGCGATTTGCGCGATCGAGACAGGTCCGTTTTTGCGGATATAATCGAGAATTTGTGTCCGATTCACTTTTTTGACCAAATGATGGTCTCCCCTCAACTTCATCAAACACCCCCTTTTCAAATATCATTTAGTAAATCCTCTTAAATGGCACCTAACTTCTTCTTCAACACTAGAAAATATCCTAGATCTACTTTGCACACACAAATTGGAACCAAATCTTATTAAATAACATTTAATAAGCAATTATGATTATACCATGAAAATGAATTATCCATCAATGATGATTATT of Polycladomyces subterraneus contains these proteins:
- a CDS encoding carbohydrate ABC transporter permease, with amino-acid sequence MDRKISNWIKRGCLYVVLVAGAVMFVVPFYWMVLASLKTPEEAFRLDLIPSRITLDSYRYMLERIPVWKGLLNSFVFAGSVTLITLIFTSMAGYALARLKFRGRDVLFSIMLLTMMIPFQLLMIPLYIIVVKLHWMNSFAGLILPVSMNALGVFIFRQFFRTVPQELIDAARIDGAGEWRILFQIMMPISKPAVVTVAILTFMGPWNDLLWPLLVMRDQELMPLAQMATLFGLEGQGGQWGSIMAVNTMLAFPVIVLYLFFQRYFIESVGSSGMKG
- a CDS encoding carbohydrate ABC transporter permease, whose product is MKGKRAGYWLVLPYVVFLLVFMAYPVLFSVWLTFHDWNLVSPDIPFVGLENYKRLLNDDLFFKALWNTLRFILINIPLQIGLALILAVALNQPLKGRGFFRGAYFLPVVTSGVVISFLWAWMLSTDDGLINGLLQKAGLHPVPWLTSETWAMPSIAWVAAWKNLGYYVVIFLAGLQSIPKQLYEAARIDGATSLQCFFRITIPMLNPAMLLVVILSTINGFQLFTEPYIMTGGGPANSSLSVVMYIYKNAFQSLDMGYAATIGLVLALIILSVSMIQKRLLEKDVTY
- a CDS encoding ABC transporter substrate-binding protein, with the translated sequence MKRVGIVVMALMLMLLQVGCTSGGNDNGKVELTYWPAANPVEVQFAKEVVKEWNAKHPNIQVKMQPLPASRSTEEVLLTSIAGGTTPDVCSNINPGAIGQFVEAGGLLPIDSIDGAMGEILKRTPKETVETFKSKDGHLYQVPWKGNPIMILYNKQHFREVGLNPDNPGLDTYSKFLAAARKLTRDTNGDGKPDIWAIAPNVEQTWWQRFFDFYPWYVAATEGKTLLKGGKADFNNPKGLQVMQFFRTLFQQKIAPQSTFKENLFVQGKVSMVITGPWALADIEKQAPKMEVGVMPIPVPDNMPAKLRITYGDPKNIAIFRSTQHPKEAWEFTKFLISKQNDVKFLKMTQQIPFRKDLAEDPSVQQYLSQKPVLDAFVRQAPYTRAIDDSNKITDVFDALSLEYQQAAVMGKKDPRQALSDAEKKVNEILQRSR
- a CDS encoding ROK family transcriptional regulator — its product is MKLRGDHHLVKKVNRTQILDYIRKNGPVSIAQIAERTQLTFPAVSNIVKELQQASILSVLGVGKSSGGRKPLLYKLNSEAFYVIGVDLSVDDIKAALFNFETQIVAQARKDAPVSGEPEDYVQSVVVLIKSLIKEAGIVEDKILGVGVSAPGPINEETGEVIHPPNLPRWSVFPLRRRLEEELRSPVKLEKDANVSALGEKWFGAGQDVNHLIYILVGEGIGGGIVIGGQLYRGNRFGAGEIGHGTIDLDGPRCNCGNYGCLEAMASGLAMVRRIGEELRREADSSFYPQDSPLTLSLVLEALQQGDPLTLRVVEETSRILGIGISGIVNAFQPQKVIIGGKIPRAYPKMVEIAADIAKRRVISVFRDQVTIVPSALGGKSAMTGAAALVLEEIFTFQFT